Proteins from one Pseudomonadales bacterium genomic window:
- a CDS encoding thiolase family protein — MTESVVIVDGARTPMGGLQGSLSDVTAVELGTVAIKATLERSGINPELIDEVFMGNVLSAGLKQGPARQAALNAGVPQSAGAVTLNKLCGSGMQAAMYAYDSIASGTNKAVIAGGMESMTNAPHLVMGARSGVRTGHSQFLDHMFFDGLADATTDRMMGSFAQDTANEHGVTREGMDEFAIQSLTRAQEAINNGTLDDEIEPVVIKTRRGETTVKDDEQPLTAKIDKIPSLRPAFAKDGTITAANASSISDGASALLLMSESEAEAQGLKPLARIVAHTRHSRDPENFTIAPVGAMQKLFDKTGWSKDEVDLYEINEAFAMVTMLAIKEFDLDPAKVNVHGGACAQGHPIGSTGSRLLVTLMYALKRQGLKKGIASLCIGGGEATAMAIEMI; from the coding sequence ATGACTGAATCGGTAGTGATTGTAGACGGTGCACGTACCCCAATGGGCGGCCTTCAGGGTTCTTTAAGCGATGTGACAGCGGTTGAATTAGGTACCGTGGCGATTAAAGCGACCCTTGAGCGCAGTGGTATTAATCCTGAGCTAATCGATGAAGTCTTTATGGGTAACGTTCTGTCGGCTGGTCTTAAACAAGGCCCTGCGCGACAAGCGGCGTTAAATGCAGGCGTTCCTCAATCAGCCGGCGCCGTGACATTAAATAAATTATGTGGCTCTGGCATGCAAGCGGCGATGTACGCTTACGATTCGATTGCTTCAGGCACCAACAAGGCGGTGATTGCCGGTGGTATGGAAAGCATGACCAACGCCCCTCACCTTGTGATGGGTGCGCGCTCTGGTGTTCGCACTGGCCACAGCCAATTTTTAGACCATATGTTCTTTGACGGCTTAGCCGATGCCACCACCGACCGTATGATGGGCAGCTTCGCGCAAGATACCGCTAATGAGCACGGCGTAACTCGTGAAGGCATGGATGAGTTTGCGATTCAATCTTTAACCCGTGCACAAGAAGCGATTAACAATGGCACTTTAGATGATGAAATTGAGCCAGTTGTGATTAAAACCCGTCGCGGTGAAACCACGGTTAAAGACGATGAGCAGCCATTAACCGCTAAAATCGATAAGATTCCTAGCCTTCGCCCGGCGTTTGCTAAAGACGGCACGATTACAGCTGCCAATGCCAGCTCTATCTCTGATGGTGCGTCAGCGCTATTATTAATGAGCGAATCAGAAGCTGAAGCTCAAGGCCTTAAGCCATTAGCTCGTATTGTTGCGCACACGCGCCACTCTCGCGACCCAGAGAATTTCACCATTGCACCCGTTGGCGCCATGCAGAAGCTATTTGATAAGACTGGCTGGAGCAAAGACGAGGTTGATTTGTATGAAATCAACGAAGCGTTTGCCATGGTGACCATGCTAGCAATCAAAGAATTTGATCTTGACCCTGCTAAAGTGAACGTACACGGCGGTGCTTGTGCGCAAGGCCACCCTATTGGCTCTACTGGCTCACGTTTATTGGTTACCTTGATGTACGCCCTTAAGCGCCAAGGCCTTAAGAAAGGTATTGCGTCGTTATGTATCGGTGGTGGTGAAGCGACGGCTATGGCAATTGAGATGATCTAA
- a CDS encoding carbonic anhydrase (macrophage inducible 5; Mig-5): MTAAATMNSESQAQLSPAQAIALLKEGNARFVNKSPLARDYASQISDTASGQFPLAAVVSCIDSRIPTEIVFDQGIGDVFNARIAGNFVNEDILGSLEFACKVAGAKAILIMGHTACGAVKGACDKAELGNLTQMLAKITPAVDAVETPAGTDRSSANAEFVDSVAVANVELAIADLKAKSAVLNEMIEAGEITIAGAMYDVKSGEVSFL, encoded by the coding sequence ATGACAGCCGCTGCCACTATGAATTCAGAATCACAAGCACAATTAAGTCCAGCTCAAGCGATTGCTTTACTCAAAGAAGGCAATGCACGCTTTGTTAATAAATCCCCGCTTGCTCGTGATTATGCGTCACAAATCTCTGATACGGCCTCAGGTCAATTCCCATTGGCTGCTGTAGTATCTTGTATCGATTCTCGCATCCCGACTGAGATCGTATTCGACCAAGGCATCGGTGATGTATTTAACGCACGTATCGCCGGTAACTTTGTTAATGAAGACATCTTAGGCTCATTAGAGTTTGCTTGTAAAGTAGCCGGTGCCAAAGCGATTTTGATCATGGGTCATACCGCTTGTGGCGCAGTAAAAGGCGCTTGTGACAAGGCTGAGCTTGGCAATCTCACACAAATGCTAGCTAAAATCACACCGGCTGTTGATGCCGTTGAAACACCAGCAGGTACAGACCGTAGTTCAGCCAACGCAGAGTTCGTTGATTCAGTTGCGGTAGCAAACGTTGAACTTGCGATTGCTGATTTGAAAGCAAAAAGTGCGGTCTTGAACGAGATGATTGAGGCCGGTGAAATCACCATCGCAGGTGCTATGTACGATGTGAAATCGGGTGAAGTGAGCTTTTTATAA
- a CDS encoding EthD domain-containing protein, which produces MYLVSRFKTIVLLSITVVAVFLLSGCEKIFPPSPYNCENLPEAYQNLPEDNRYHFVLWRDAGMSQAAFDELLFNQLTPAILAIDSDSIRYWVTDPSIESLTLRQKPRDDGALLAAIVSVKTDSKEDATRLYQWLSEQVHFASAYQVQHSLPLDYQRDWPVGEASPGIVSVSLFKRKEGLDAKGFKDYWHCSHTPFALEIHPLWRYERNVVVKALSADAPVYEGIVPLHMQKDEDLTDFSNFFAADGNWAIYNAMRIQSDVSNFIDLDHIEATAMREYVMR; this is translated from the coding sequence ATGTACCTTGTTTCCCGGTTTAAAACCATAGTTCTATTATCCATAACGGTGGTGGCCGTTTTTCTTCTCAGCGGTTGTGAGAAGATATTTCCGCCTAGCCCTTATAACTGCGAAAACCTGCCCGAGGCTTATCAGAACTTACCCGAGGATAATCGCTATCATTTTGTGTTGTGGCGCGATGCGGGTATGAGTCAAGCCGCTTTTGATGAGTTGCTGTTTAATCAGCTTACGCCAGCCATCTTAGCTATAGACAGTGACTCGATTCGTTATTGGGTTACCGACCCATCAATTGAAAGCCTAACGCTCAGGCAAAAGCCCAGAGACGATGGGGCTTTATTGGCTGCAATTGTGTCGGTCAAAACCGATAGCAAAGAGGATGCTACTCGCCTTTATCAGTGGCTGAGCGAGCAAGTGCATTTTGCCTCAGCTTATCAAGTTCAGCATAGCCTGCCGTTGGATTATCAAAGAGACTGGCCAGTGGGTGAGGCTTCACCGGGTATTGTCTCAGTGTCCTTATTTAAACGTAAAGAGGGGCTAGATGCGAAAGGCTTTAAAGATTATTGGCACTGCTCACATACGCCATTTGCATTAGAGATTCACCCCTTATGGCGTTATGAGCGAAACGTGGTGGTGAAAGCGCTAAGTGCCGATGCGCCAGTTTACGAAGGCATCGTGCCTTTGCATATGCAAAAAGATGAAGACTTAACGGATTTTTCTAACTTCTTTGCTGCTGATGGTAACTGGGCAATTTATAATGCGATGCGCATTCAAAGTGATGTGAGTAATTTTATTGATCTGGATCATATCGAAGCCACGGCGATGCGCGAATATGTGATGCGGTAA